A genome region from Oncorhynchus gorbuscha isolate QuinsamMale2020 ecotype Even-year linkage group LG26, OgorEven_v1.0, whole genome shotgun sequence includes the following:
- the LOC124015505 gene encoding uncharacterized protein LOC124015505 isoform X1, which translates to MKTTHFYFEEKSKGLPDTTLHVSNMAFTSLFSSLPNKEFDPTPCEPMERFQRDEGQLEPVQLKGNERDAQSRKWPLQRGQQSGPRKRKKGNQQEQCGQAKKSNLHKCPPQSYKDFDSVARDFMVKCDFEQPSFDFSRELDFYSDSKEGAYPGHATEKSGWKNMRPGEAMDPDQNKDVQGVNKKNGREQKKQRWEPQQQRLDNQARGRGANSARRGGDFTGLGGHGTNQPRDFSNRGGGGSNRGGGGSNRGGGGSNRGGGGSNRGGGGSNRGGGGSNRGGEGSNRGRGCDKRGSFLRGGDWSKRGTDRSRSGGRQFPDDGRLTLETLTGKGKKNMTKEFKDQNALEIDGRLICRHFLRGKCIKGDDCQLEHALDVNYSINEVCKFYVQGSCSKGESCIYMHKSFPCKFFHTYEKCSQGDQCRFSHEPLTELTKQLLEAALKRDKDIEELAKKDKPICTEESVATKESSSAEETKPVINMFLNPLRPNFYNSSSPSEPHAEESTPMCQNEVSAEVVEKEIAPPTESIRSPDPPPSSPGFKEPVSYSVEAVLGSHRPLEKPFRSLFAASISQTSQTQPDPLTTTLVPPDSIHTPDPPLNSTCGKRNVPYSVKAVLGFQKPVEKPFCSQFSGSITQSFTLPTQNQSDPPSTTLISPDPISLSGPHLNKRQASYSVEALSTPQKPVKKTFCSLFAGPISQTSTRPPIQNSANSPINTPGCTRPASYSVKAVLKSHKPVENPFRSLVADPINQSSRHPDIQTQLDRTSTTLNPPDSIRPPDPPSVYKRPAYYSDKAVLGSPKPLKPSFSSLFAGPISQTSPQPPTQSQADSSSATFGPSDSAPLAGCKRLASYSVTDVLETYKPVENTFRSLFAGTISQTTTDAPSQSLKSPGCKAPTSKKPMEKPFRSIFAGTISQTTTDAPSQSLNSPGCKAPTSKKPIEKPFRSIFADPISQTPKNHPPRQTRPNPPSTAFSPPDPIRSSESLPVCKRQTSSVEAVSESQKSMEKPFRSLFAGPLTQTSTSGHPTQTQPDPPRNVTAERPASHSLEAMFETQKPVGKPFRSLFAGPISQTTLPDPPTQTWPYTPIVKPKQKERDPTPSTEPSTTHSVLRTLFLRLSPCRQEGEQAISNSCKDPGGDGLCSSEDEITRGSTSTGQPRQSQEVEDVDELESEREEPEECVLRDELLVIPVEPLVPYVPLGDPRHHRQADITLPRSTFAQDVVWSFEDLAPLTPLSLHHQPSVPLASPSTERTSGSAVGLSSPAGLGPQPSPRDSNSQEAAGEHLIPSRNSGRRQVQVDTPGVHNLPIQAMVRVTRHNTDVQPKRLSGQMRCKSGNVGDKKTLKDLFKTFDPTSSPFGQ; encoded by the exons ATGAAAACCACTCATTTCTATTTTGAGGAGAAGAGTAAAGGCCTACCCGACACAACATTGCATGTCAGCAACATGGCATTCACCAGCCTTTTTTCAAGTCTTCCAAACAAAGAATTTGACCCGACGCCTTGTGAGCCGATGGAAAG ATTTCAAAGGGACGAAGGGCAACTGGAACCAGTTCAACTGAAGGGGAACGAAAGGGATGCCCAGTCCAGAAAGTGGCCATTGCAACGGGGTCAGCAGAGTGGCCCCAGGaagaggaaaaaggggaaccaACAG GAGCAGTGTGGCCAGGCCAAGAAAAGTAACCTTCATAAATGCCCACCACAATCTTATAAAGACTTCGACTCTGTGGCCCGAGACTTCATGGTGAAGTGTGATTTCGAGCAACCAAGCTTTGACTTCAGTAGAGAACTGGACTTCTACAGTGATAGCAAGGAGGGTGCATACCCAGGTCATGCTACAGAGAAGTCGGGTTGGAAGAACATGAGGCCCGGAGAAGCCATGG ATCCTGATCAGAACAAGGATGTTCAAGGTGTAAACAAGAAGAACGGACGGGAGCAGAAGAAGCAGCGATGGGAGCCTCAGCAGCAGAGACTTGACAACCAGGCCAGAGGCAGAGGGGCAAACTCTGCCAGAAGGGGTGGGGATTTTACTGGACTGGGTGGACACGGAACTAACCAGCCCAGAGACTTCTCCAACAGGGGCGGCGGTGGCTCCAACAGGGGCGGCGGTGGCTCCAACAGGGGCGGCGGTGGCTCCAACAGGGGCGGCGGTGGCTCCAACAGGGGCGGCGGTGGCTCCAACAGGGGCGGCGGTGGCTCAAACAGGGGCGGAGAGGGGAGCAATAGAGGCCGGGGCTGTGACAAGAGGGGCAGTTTTCTCCGAGGAGGTGATTGGTCAAAGCGAGGCACTGACCGGTCACGTAGTGGTGGACGACAGTTCCCAGATGATGGACGTTTAACACTG GAAACTTTGACAGGAAAGGGGAAGAAGAACATGACAAAGGAATTCAAAGACCAGAATGCTTTGGAGATTGACGGCAGGTTAATCTGTCGACATTTCCTCAGGGGAAAGTGCATCAAG GGTGATGACTGCCAGCTAGAACATGCTCTGGACGTCAACTACTCGATCAACGAAGTGTGTAAATTCTACGTCCAGGGATCCTGTTCGAAAGGAGAGAGCTGCATATACATGCACA AGAGTTTCCCCTGCAAGTTCTTCCATACTTACGAGAAGTGCTCCCAAGGAGACCAGTGCAGGTTTTCCCATGAACCTCTGACTGAGCTCACCAAACAGCTACTGGAGGCA GCATTGAAGAGGGACAAGGACATTGAGGAACTGGCTAAAAAGGACAAGCCAATCTGCACGGAGGAGTCAGTGGCCACAAAGGAGTCGTCGTCAGCTGAGGAGACGAAGCCTGTCATTAACATGTTCCTGAATCCCCTAAG GCCAAACTTTTACAACAGTTCATCACCCTCTGAGCCACATGCTGAGGAAAGTACCCCCATGTGTCAGAATGAAGTGTCAGCTGAGGTCGTGGAGAAGGAAATTGCCCCTCCTACAGAGTCCATTCGGTCTCCTGATCCTCCCCCAAGCTCTCCTGGCTTTAAGGAACCGGTTTCTTATTCAGTTGAGGCTGTGCTTGGGTCCCATAGGCCCCTGGAAAAACCCTTCCGCAGCTTATTTGCAGCCTCTATCAGCCAGACCTCACAGACCCAACCAGATCCCCTCACAACTACATTAGTTCCTCCAGACTCTATCCACACTCCTGATCCACCCCTAAACTCTACATGCGGCAAGAGAAATGTTCCTTATTCAGTCAAAGCTGTGCTTGGATTCCAGAAGCCTGTAGAAAAACCCTTCTGCAGCCAATTTTCAGGATCCATCACCCAGTCCTTCACACTCCCCACACAGAACCAATCAGATCCCCCCAGCACTACATTAATTTCTCCAGACCCCATTAGTTTGTCTGGTCCTCATCTGAATAAGAGGCAGGCTTCTTATTCAGTTGAGGCTCTCTCTACGCCCCAGAAGCCGGTGAAAAAAACCTTTTGTAGTCTCTTTGCAGGACCTATCAGCCAGACCTCTACTAGACCTCCCATACAAAACTCTGCTAATTCTCCCATCAACACCCCAGGCTGTACGAGACCAGCTTCTTATTCAGTTAAGGCTGTTCTAAAGTCCCACAAGCCTGTGGAAAACCCCTTCCGCAGCCTCGTTGCAGACCCCATCAACCAGTCCTCTCGCCACCCTGATATACAGACACAACTAGATCGTACCAGCACTACATTAAATCCTCCAGACTCCATTCGGCCCCCTGATCCTCCTTCAGTCTATAAGAGGCCTGCTTATTATTCAGATAAAGCTGTGCTTGGATCTCCTAAACCTTTGAAACCATCCTTCAGCAGCCTCTTTGCAGGCCCCATCagccagacctctccccaaccGCCCACTCAGTCCCAAGCAGATTCCTCTAGCGCTACATTTGGTCCTTCAGACTCTGCTCCTCTTGCAGGCTGTAAAAGGCTGGCTTCGTATTCTGTTACGGATGTGCTTGAGACCTATAAGCCTGTGGAAAACACCTTCCGCAGCCTTTTTGCAGGAACCATCAGCCAGACCACTACCGACGCTCCCTCGCAGTCCCTAAAGTCCCCCGGTTGTAAGGCACCAACTTCTAAAAAGCCCATGGAAAAACCCTTCCGTAGCATCTTTGCAGGAACCATCAGCCAGACCACTACCGACGCTCCCTCACAGTCCCTAAACTCCCCCGGTTGTAAGGCACCAACTTCTAAAAAGCCCATAGAAAAACCCTTCCGCAGCATCTTTGCAGACCCCATCAGCCAGACACCCAAAAACCACCCTCCCAGACAGACCCGACCAAATCCCCCCAGCACTGCATTTAGTCCTCCAGACCCCATTCGGTCTTCTGAGTCTCTGCCAGTCTGCAAGAGACAGACATCCTCAGTTGAGGCTGTCAGTGAGTCCCAGAAGTCCATGGAAAAACCATTTCGTAGCCTCTTTGCCGGCCCCCTCACACAGACGTCTACTTCTGGCCATCCAACACAGACCCAACCAGATCCCCCTAGAAATGTCACTGCTGAAAGACCAGCCTCTCATTCACTTGAGGCTATGTTTGAGACTCAGAAGCCAGTGGGGAAACCCTTTCGAAGCCTTTTTGCAGGTCCCATCAGCCAGACAACCCTCCCTGACCCTCCAACACAGACCTGGCCATATACCCCCATAGTCAAGCCTAAACAGAAGGAGCGTGACCCAACACCATCCACCG AGCCGTCCACAACCCATTCTGTTCTGAGGACCCTCTTCCTACGCCTGAGCCCATGCCGCCAGGAGGGAGAGCAGGCAATCAGTAACAGCTGCAAAGATCCAG GAGGCGATGGCCTGTGTTCCAGTGAAGACGAAATCACGAGAGGATCTACTTCCACAGGACAGCCGAGGCAGAGCCAGGAGGTGGAGGACGTTGATGAGCTGGAGAGTGAGCGAGAGGAGCCGGAGGAGTGCGTTCTGAGAGATGAGCTGTTAGTAATTCCAGTAGAGCCATTAGTGCCTTACGTGCCACTTGGTGACCCTCGCCACCATCGGCAGGCTGATATCACCCTGCCACGGTCCACCTTCGCCCAGGACGTGGTGTGGTCCTTTGAAGACCTTGCCCCTCTTACTCCCCTCTCACTCCATCACCAGCCGTCTGTCCCTCTGGCCTCCCCCTCTACTGAGAGAACATCAGGTTCTGCTGTTGGACTGTCCAGTCCTGCAGGACTCGGGCCACAGCCTTCCCCACGGGACTCCAACTCTCAGGAGGCTGCAGGAGAGCATCTCATTCCCTCCAGGAATTCAGGTAGGAGACAGGTCCAGGTGGATACCCCCGGCGTTCACAACCTACCGATCCAAGCGATGGTACGGGTCACTCGACATAACACTGATGTACAACCAAAGAGACTGTCTGGACAAATGAGGTGCAAAAGTGGAAACGTGGGTGACAAGAAAACACTGAAAGACCTTTTTAAGACTTTTGACCCCACATCATCTCCCTTCGGACAGTAA
- the LOC124015505 gene encoding uncharacterized protein LOC124015505 isoform X2: MKTTHFYFEEKSKGLPDTTLHVSNMAFTSLFSSLPNKEFDPTPCEPMERFQRDEGQLEPVQLKGNERDAQSRKWPLQRGQQSGPRKRKKGNQQEQCGQAKKSNLHKCPPQSYKDFDSVARDFMVKCDFEQPSFDFSRELDFYSDSKEGAYPGHATEKSGWKNMRPGEAMDPDQNKDVQGVNKKNGREQKKQRWEPQQQRLDNQARGRGANSARRGGDFTGLGGHGTNQPRDFSNRGGGGSNRGGGGSNRGGGGSNRGGGGSNRGGGGSNRGGGGSNRGGEGSNRGRGCDKRGSFLRGGDWSKRGTDRSRSGGRQFPDDGRLTLETLTGKGKKNMTKEFKDQNALEIDGRLICRHFLRGKCIKGDDCQLEHALDVNYSINEVCKFYVQGSCSKGESCIYMHKSFPCKFFHTYEKCSQGDQCRFSHEPLTELTKQLLEAALKRDKDIEELAKKDKPICTEESVATKESSSAEETKPVINMFLNPLRPNFYNSSSPSEPHAEESTPMCQNEVSAEVVEKEIAPPTESIRSPDPPPSSPGFKEPVSYSVEAVLGSHRPLEKPFRSLFAASISQTSQTQPDPLTTTLVPPDSIHTPDPPLNSTCGKRNVPYSVKAVLGFQKPVEKPFCSQFSGSITQSFTLPTQNQSDPPSTTLISPDPISLSGPHLNKRQASYSVEALSTPQKPVKKTFCSLFAGPISQTSTRPPIQNSANSPINTPGCTRPASYSVKAVLKSHKPVENPFRSLVADPINQSSRHPDIQTQLDRTSTTLNPPDSIRPPDPPSVYKRPAYYSDKAVLGSPKPLKPSFSSLFAGPISQTSPQPPTQSQADSSSATFGPSDSAPLAGCKRLASYSVTDVLETYKPVENTFRSLFAGTISQTTTDAPSQSLKSPGCKAPTSKKPMEKPFRSIFADPISQTPKNHPPRQTRPNPPSTAFSPPDPIRSSESLPVCKRQTSSVEAVSESQKSMEKPFRSLFAGPLTQTSTSGHPTQTQPDPPRNVTAERPASHSLEAMFETQKPVGKPFRSLFAGPISQTTLPDPPTQTWPYTPIVKPKQKERDPTPSTEPSTTHSVLRTLFLRLSPCRQEGEQAISNSCKDPGGDGLCSSEDEITRGSTSTGQPRQSQEVEDVDELESEREEPEECVLRDELLVIPVEPLVPYVPLGDPRHHRQADITLPRSTFAQDVVWSFEDLAPLTPLSLHHQPSVPLASPSTERTSGSAVGLSSPAGLGPQPSPRDSNSQEAAGEHLIPSRNSGRRQVQVDTPGVHNLPIQAMVRVTRHNTDVQPKRLSGQMRCKSGNVGDKKTLKDLFKTFDPTSSPFGQ, from the exons ATGAAAACCACTCATTTCTATTTTGAGGAGAAGAGTAAAGGCCTACCCGACACAACATTGCATGTCAGCAACATGGCATTCACCAGCCTTTTTTCAAGTCTTCCAAACAAAGAATTTGACCCGACGCCTTGTGAGCCGATGGAAAG ATTTCAAAGGGACGAAGGGCAACTGGAACCAGTTCAACTGAAGGGGAACGAAAGGGATGCCCAGTCCAGAAAGTGGCCATTGCAACGGGGTCAGCAGAGTGGCCCCAGGaagaggaaaaaggggaaccaACAG GAGCAGTGTGGCCAGGCCAAGAAAAGTAACCTTCATAAATGCCCACCACAATCTTATAAAGACTTCGACTCTGTGGCCCGAGACTTCATGGTGAAGTGTGATTTCGAGCAACCAAGCTTTGACTTCAGTAGAGAACTGGACTTCTACAGTGATAGCAAGGAGGGTGCATACCCAGGTCATGCTACAGAGAAGTCGGGTTGGAAGAACATGAGGCCCGGAGAAGCCATGG ATCCTGATCAGAACAAGGATGTTCAAGGTGTAAACAAGAAGAACGGACGGGAGCAGAAGAAGCAGCGATGGGAGCCTCAGCAGCAGAGACTTGACAACCAGGCCAGAGGCAGAGGGGCAAACTCTGCCAGAAGGGGTGGGGATTTTACTGGACTGGGTGGACACGGAACTAACCAGCCCAGAGACTTCTCCAACAGGGGCGGCGGTGGCTCCAACAGGGGCGGCGGTGGCTCCAACAGGGGCGGCGGTGGCTCCAACAGGGGCGGCGGTGGCTCCAACAGGGGCGGCGGTGGCTCCAACAGGGGCGGCGGTGGCTCAAACAGGGGCGGAGAGGGGAGCAATAGAGGCCGGGGCTGTGACAAGAGGGGCAGTTTTCTCCGAGGAGGTGATTGGTCAAAGCGAGGCACTGACCGGTCACGTAGTGGTGGACGACAGTTCCCAGATGATGGACGTTTAACACTG GAAACTTTGACAGGAAAGGGGAAGAAGAACATGACAAAGGAATTCAAAGACCAGAATGCTTTGGAGATTGACGGCAGGTTAATCTGTCGACATTTCCTCAGGGGAAAGTGCATCAAG GGTGATGACTGCCAGCTAGAACATGCTCTGGACGTCAACTACTCGATCAACGAAGTGTGTAAATTCTACGTCCAGGGATCCTGTTCGAAAGGAGAGAGCTGCATATACATGCACA AGAGTTTCCCCTGCAAGTTCTTCCATACTTACGAGAAGTGCTCCCAAGGAGACCAGTGCAGGTTTTCCCATGAACCTCTGACTGAGCTCACCAAACAGCTACTGGAGGCA GCATTGAAGAGGGACAAGGACATTGAGGAACTGGCTAAAAAGGACAAGCCAATCTGCACGGAGGAGTCAGTGGCCACAAAGGAGTCGTCGTCAGCTGAGGAGACGAAGCCTGTCATTAACATGTTCCTGAATCCCCTAAG GCCAAACTTTTACAACAGTTCATCACCCTCTGAGCCACATGCTGAGGAAAGTACCCCCATGTGTCAGAATGAAGTGTCAGCTGAGGTCGTGGAGAAGGAAATTGCCCCTCCTACAGAGTCCATTCGGTCTCCTGATCCTCCCCCAAGCTCTCCTGGCTTTAAGGAACCGGTTTCTTATTCAGTTGAGGCTGTGCTTGGGTCCCATAGGCCCCTGGAAAAACCCTTCCGCAGCTTATTTGCAGCCTCTATCAGCCAGACCTCACAGACCCAACCAGATCCCCTCACAACTACATTAGTTCCTCCAGACTCTATCCACACTCCTGATCCACCCCTAAACTCTACATGCGGCAAGAGAAATGTTCCTTATTCAGTCAAAGCTGTGCTTGGATTCCAGAAGCCTGTAGAAAAACCCTTCTGCAGCCAATTTTCAGGATCCATCACCCAGTCCTTCACACTCCCCACACAGAACCAATCAGATCCCCCCAGCACTACATTAATTTCTCCAGACCCCATTAGTTTGTCTGGTCCTCATCTGAATAAGAGGCAGGCTTCTTATTCAGTTGAGGCTCTCTCTACGCCCCAGAAGCCGGTGAAAAAAACCTTTTGTAGTCTCTTTGCAGGACCTATCAGCCAGACCTCTACTAGACCTCCCATACAAAACTCTGCTAATTCTCCCATCAACACCCCAGGCTGTACGAGACCAGCTTCTTATTCAGTTAAGGCTGTTCTAAAGTCCCACAAGCCTGTGGAAAACCCCTTCCGCAGCCTCGTTGCAGACCCCATCAACCAGTCCTCTCGCCACCCTGATATACAGACACAACTAGATCGTACCAGCACTACATTAAATCCTCCAGACTCCATTCGGCCCCCTGATCCTCCTTCAGTCTATAAGAGGCCTGCTTATTATTCAGATAAAGCTGTGCTTGGATCTCCTAAACCTTTGAAACCATCCTTCAGCAGCCTCTTTGCAGGCCCCATCagccagacctctccccaaccGCCCACTCAGTCCCAAGCAGATTCCTCTAGCGCTACATTTGGTCCTTCAGACTCTGCTCCTCTTGCAGGCTGTAAAAGGCTGGCTTCGTATTCTGTTACGGATGTGCTTGAGACCTATAAGCCTGTGGAAAACACCTTCCGCAGCCTTTTTGCAGGAACCATCAGCCAGACCACTACCGACGCTCCCTCGCAGTCCCTAAAGTCCCCCGGTTGTAAGGCACCAACTTCTAAAAAGCCCATGGAAAAACCCTTCCGTAGCATCTTTGCAG ACCCCATCAGCCAGACACCCAAAAACCACCCTCCCAGACAGACCCGACCAAATCCCCCCAGCACTGCATTTAGTCCTCCAGACCCCATTCGGTCTTCTGAGTCTCTGCCAGTCTGCAAGAGACAGACATCCTCAGTTGAGGCTGTCAGTGAGTCCCAGAAGTCCATGGAAAAACCATTTCGTAGCCTCTTTGCCGGCCCCCTCACACAGACGTCTACTTCTGGCCATCCAACACAGACCCAACCAGATCCCCCTAGAAATGTCACTGCTGAAAGACCAGCCTCTCATTCACTTGAGGCTATGTTTGAGACTCAGAAGCCAGTGGGGAAACCCTTTCGAAGCCTTTTTGCAGGTCCCATCAGCCAGACAACCCTCCCTGACCCTCCAACACAGACCTGGCCATATACCCCCATAGTCAAGCCTAAACAGAAGGAGCGTGACCCAACACCATCCACCG AGCCGTCCACAACCCATTCTGTTCTGAGGACCCTCTTCCTACGCCTGAGCCCATGCCGCCAGGAGGGAGAGCAGGCAATCAGTAACAGCTGCAAAGATCCAG GAGGCGATGGCCTGTGTTCCAGTGAAGACGAAATCACGAGAGGATCTACTTCCACAGGACAGCCGAGGCAGAGCCAGGAGGTGGAGGACGTTGATGAGCTGGAGAGTGAGCGAGAGGAGCCGGAGGAGTGCGTTCTGAGAGATGAGCTGTTAGTAATTCCAGTAGAGCCATTAGTGCCTTACGTGCCACTTGGTGACCCTCGCCACCATCGGCAGGCTGATATCACCCTGCCACGGTCCACCTTCGCCCAGGACGTGGTGTGGTCCTTTGAAGACCTTGCCCCTCTTACTCCCCTCTCACTCCATCACCAGCCGTCTGTCCCTCTGGCCTCCCCCTCTACTGAGAGAACATCAGGTTCTGCTGTTGGACTGTCCAGTCCTGCAGGACTCGGGCCACAGCCTTCCCCACGGGACTCCAACTCTCAGGAGGCTGCAGGAGAGCATCTCATTCCCTCCAGGAATTCAGGTAGGAGACAGGTCCAGGTGGATACCCCCGGCGTTCACAACCTACCGATCCAAGCGATGGTACGGGTCACTCGACATAACACTGATGTACAACCAAAGAGACTGTCTGGACAAATGAGGTGCAAAAGTGGAAACGTGGGTGACAAGAAAACACTGAAAGACCTTTTTAAGACTTTTGACCCCACATCATCTCCCTTCGGACAGTAA